The following is a genomic window from Strongyloides ratti genome assembly S_ratti_ED321, chromosome : 1.
CGTGCTCAAAATTTAACAATGAGTCAAATTAAATATGTTGCATTTGAAAATCGAATTAGAAAGGAGCCATGGCCTTTGTGTCTTGCCAATTTTAATGACtcattaaatgaaaaagtaTTGAGACATGTTGATTTTTTGAGATGTAACCAATCGCTTGAAGATTGTactgaaaaaaattatacagaGATATACGATCCatcaaaaattgtttatctAAGTCCTGATAGTGAAAATGAATTAGATCATATCAAAGGTGATGAAGTATTTGTTATTGGTGGAATTGTTGATAGGGTAAGAGAACATAAAATACCAAAGCATGCTTCATTAGAAGCAGCAATGAAGGATAATGTTAAATCTGTCAAACTACCATTAgataaatatgtaaaatgGAAAAGTGGAACAAAATACTTGACTTTAACAGCAGTTGTTAGTATTTTACAAGATGTTTATGATACCAACAATGATTGGACTTATTCACTCAAAAAAAACATACCAGTGAGAAATTTAAAGAGTAGTGaagaaaaaaatcaaaagGCGAAAGATTTTCATGCTTCAATTAGAGAATTTGATAGGAGAGTTTTAGttgaaatagaaaaaaaactaaGTGAATTATCATAACAAGcttaatgaagaaaaaaaaaaacgaatGTTTTGTACTAAGCTTGTAATTGTtgttaaaatgaaatttaaatagaacaaattttattcttttttatagttcattaaaaaatttatttataggaAAGTTAATCATTAAACTttgtagaaataaaaaaattttttttgttaataataaatatcatttaattttaaacgtgttttaaatttttaatgtgtacttttttttaaatatcaatttaacataataaagaaaaaatagaaaactatattttattctCGATTCTTAGGTTTAAGGTTTTTCAAAGTATTTTCTATTGTTtgataaagattttttttctcttttcattttttttaaactttccTGTCAAAagtaaaactttaaaaatcaaatttttttaaaaaatattcttaatattgatataattattattatcattgtcaaaattattatatataattctttCTTTAAGAATTATTCAACACATTTTTGAAAGATTCTGTTTACAAAAAGGTATTTAACATCATAATttcaatcattttaaattttatttttctgatatgttatttatatcattccTCATCAAATACCACTTTAATGTTTGTAGTTATCATTATTGAAAAGTCTTTTTATCAATTCatgtctttttaaattttatttctgtatattaatgtttttatttttctaataaaagattttattattatgattttTGTGGTCTTTATTTCAAATTTGCTGTGTTTTTTTctactttataaatattattaagaaatggataaaaaaatctttttttctaaaatatatgtttttatttacaatagatatatatggtaatttttaataaattgtatcattttttaaaaaataatagtaaaacaATCCATATTAATTAGTACTAtcatgttaaataaaaaataaaaaaaacaaaattaaaagcaaaaaaattttattatttagcaattaaaaaattattaatctcATGATTATTTCAGGGACTATATCTATTcaagaatataaattttttccagAAAAATTCTATTCTTCATAATAAGTGTAATTGTTTCTCCCggaaaactttttaaaataaataaaacttgaaaaaaattttattagctCAAACTCCATCTACATATCACTAATACAAGGACTATGGATATACACTAATgtacaaattaaaataaaaattaataaaaaaagtggTAAGTATtactttactttttaataaattatttattttacaaaaaaaaagtaatttttatcaataccCCTCACCAAGTATTGATCGTTCTAGATCATACTTGTAAATTTCACCATTTAAAGATTGTAAATATGGTACTTCTGGAAGATTAAAATTTCCCTGACtagatattttatcatttacatataattcatttaatatcAAAGGTAAATTATGTAACATTTTTGATTTCTCATCAACAGCTTTTATAGTAAATGAATTAACATCATTGATAACACCATTGAGATTATCAGATATTGACGATGAGTGTTGGGAAGGTAAATGAGGATATAATTTTCCATCCATAATTGGATTGGAGGCTGATTTTGGAAAACCCAATAAGCATGTTTGAATAGATGATGCTTTATACCAAATTCGAAGACCATCAATTTCACCTGCAGGTGTGTATCCTCGATAAGGTTTATGAGTTTTTACAACAATTATATCTGTTATGgcatcaattattttttcttttggtAAATAGCTCACTAATAAGCGATATTTTCTTAATCCTTTTTCTTTGGTATCAGAGGTAAAGCTTATCTCTGTAAATCCATTTGGTATAAgaatatcttctttttttatttgtatgtCATGAAGTATCTCAGTTTGCtatatcaatattataataaagatattaaatttatgacACTTACACCATTTTCTGGTACTCTATTAATACACAAATATCGAACAGGTCTactaaaaaaagaagttatACCTCCTTCTTTCCATAAATCGGCATCTGTTCCATCatcaaaagtttttataattggAGTATAATTTTTAGGTGCATTTTTTGGATCTGTTACAATACATACACCATATATTGGTTTTGCTCCTAACTCTTCATCAAATTCAGTAGATCTTGTTAGCATAATAagaacaataaaataataaaaaaaaaatatataatttacaaatattttctattaacACTATatgaaaagttttatatattgacTTAACATAAAGGGCCGCAActtagtttatttttattttataaacaatagtatgtaatattaaaatgatttataatacaatattaaattttattattattattttttttttaataatcataatttcttttatcatcTTCATCAGAAATTAATCTTTTGTATTCTCTCATTTTTTCAAGTTGTTCCTCAAAAGGTTCTCttttaatttgattattattaagaTATCTTACAGAATAATTAcgtctttttaataatgctTTAT
Proteins encoded in this region:
- a CDS encoding FAM125 family and MABP domain-containing protein; its protein translation is MLTRSTEFDEELGAKPIYGVCIVTDPKNAPKNYTPIIKTFDDGTDADLWKEGGITSFFSRPVRYLCINRVPENGQTEILHDIQIKKEDILIPNGFTEISFTSDTKEKGLRKYRLLVSYLPKEKIIDAITDIIVVKTHKPYRGYTPAGEIDGLRIWYKASSIQTCLLGFPKSASNPIMDGKLYPHLPSQHSSSISDNLNGVINDVNSFTIKAVDEKSKMLHNLPLILNELYVNDKISSQGNFNLPEVPYLQSLNGEIYKYDLERSILGEGY